The Candidatus Nanohalococcus occultus genome contains a region encoding:
- a CDS encoding V-type ATP synthase subunit B: MQQEYQTINQVKGPLVFVEKTEDIAYGDIVEIETPDGEIKKGEVLETSKDVVVVQVYEETRGIGRDASVRFMDENVKMPLTEDLLGRVLDGTGEPMDDGPEIIPEKEGDIVGEAINPYSRELPEDFIQTGVSTIDVMNTLVRGQKLPIFSGSGLPHNDLAMQIARQADVSGEDEEFAVVFAGMGITEEETQQFIQEFEETGALERSVVFLNKADDPAPERIITPRMALTTAEYLAYEKGMEVLVVMTDMTNYCNALREVSAAREEVPGRRGYPGYMYTDLANLYERAGIIEGREGSVTQIPILTMPNDDITHPIPDLTGYITEGQIVVDRDLDNQGAEPPIDPLPSLSRLMDNGVGEGFTREDHGDVSDQLYSLYAEGQDLRDLVAIVGEDALSEKDEKVLNFTKKFEKEFIDQGFFTNRTIEDSLDKAWELLDMLPSDELIRLDSEMREKYLPSKQEK, translated from the coding sequence ATGCAACAAGAATACCAAACAATCAATCAGGTCAAAGGACCGCTCGTATTTGTCGAGAAAACCGAAGACATTGCGTACGGAGACATCGTAGAGATCGAAACTCCGGACGGAGAAATCAAGAAAGGAGAAGTCCTGGAAACATCCAAGGACGTCGTAGTAGTACAGGTCTACGAAGAGACCAGAGGGATCGGACGGGACGCATCAGTCCGTTTCATGGACGAAAACGTGAAAATGCCTCTGACAGAAGACCTTCTAGGCCGCGTGCTTGACGGAACCGGAGAGCCAATGGACGATGGACCGGAGATCATCCCGGAGAAGGAAGGAGACATCGTCGGAGAGGCAATCAACCCTTACTCCCGTGAGCTACCGGAGGACTTCATCCAGACAGGGGTTTCCACGATCGACGTCATGAACACGTTGGTTAGAGGTCAGAAGCTTCCGATCTTCTCAGGATCCGGACTACCTCACAACGATCTCGCAATGCAGATCGCACGACAGGCAGATGTTTCCGGAGAAGACGAAGAGTTCGCAGTAGTCTTCGCAGGAATGGGAATTACAGAAGAGGAAACCCAGCAGTTCATCCAGGAGTTCGAGGAAACCGGAGCGCTCGAAAGATCGGTAGTATTCCTGAACAAGGCAGATGATCCGGCACCGGAAAGAATCATTACGCCAAGAATGGCGCTGACAACAGCCGAATACCTCGCATACGAGAAAGGAATGGAGGTCCTCGTAGTCATGACTGACATGACAAACTACTGTAACGCACTGAGAGAGGTTTCAGCAGCAAGAGAGGAAGTTCCAGGACGAAGAGGATACCCGGGATACATGTATACCGACCTGGCGAACCTCTACGAAAGAGCCGGTATTATCGAAGGCCGTGAAGGATCGGTAACTCAGATCCCAATCCTTACGATGCCTAACGATGACATCACCCACCCGATCCCTGACCTTACAGGATACATTACAGAGGGACAGATCGTTGTCGACAGAGATCTCGACAACCAGGGAGCAGAGCCTCCGATCGATCCGCTTCCAAGTCTTTCCCGACTGATGGACAACGGTGTAGGAGAAGGATTCACCCGTGAAGACCACGGCGACGTATCCGACCAGCTCTATTCGCTTTATGCGGAAGGACAGGATCTCAGAGACTTAGTTGCGATTGTCGGAGAGGACGCACTCAGCGAGAAGGACGAGAAAGTCTTGAACTTCACGAAAAAGTTCGAAAAAGAGTTCATCGATCAGGGCTTTTTCACAAACCGGACAATCGAGGACTCGCTGGATAAGGCATGGGAGCTACTTGATATGCTGCCAAGCGATGAGCTAATCAGACTTGACAGCGAGATGAGAGAAAAGTACCTTCCAAGCAAACAGGAGAAATAG
- a CDS encoding V-type ATP synthase subunit A, with amino-acid sequence MTQQEQLQQGQADGQIFKVTGPVVVATEMNPQMYDVVYVGDEGLMGEVIQIEGEKTYIQVYEDTTGVKPGEPVHNTEEPLSVDLGPGLLGSIYDGLQRPLPALQELSGDFIERGEDAPGIDEQQHYDFQPAVEEGDEVGPGDVLGTVEVDYGEHKVLLSPDFEAGEVESIEEGGHTVTETVAVVDGQEVSMKQKWPVRKARDVRKDLKPEVPLITGQRVLDGLFPIAKGGTAAIPGPFGSGKTVTQQSLAKFSDADIIVYIGCGERGNEMTEVLEEFPELEDPQTGDKLINRTVLIANTSNMPVAAREASIYTGVTIAEYFRDMGLDVALMADSTSRWAEAMREISARLEEMPGERGYPAYLSSRLAGFYERAGRVEPLGVEDPGSVSIIGAVSPPGGDFSEPVTQNTLRVAKNFWALDSDLAEKRHFPAINWDDSYSGYFSDLQNFWEENGGDNWGEYVQEMRDILKKDGDLQETVQLVGKDALQDDDRLTLEVATMIKQHFLQQNGFHPVDQYSSPEKTYGQMSLVLDWKQRAFQALEDGAMVEDIVALKSRNKISEVKTAEQWEDKISEIEELMDEEFEQVVEE; translated from the coding sequence ATGACACAACAAGAACAACTTCAGCAAGGACAAGCAGACGGACAAATCTTCAAGGTGACCGGACCGGTCGTTGTAGCGACCGAGATGAACCCTCAGATGTACGACGTTGTCTACGTAGGCGACGAAGGACTGATGGGAGAGGTCATCCAGATTGAAGGAGAGAAAACCTACATCCAGGTCTACGAGGACACGACAGGTGTCAAACCCGGCGAACCTGTACACAACACAGAGGAACCATTATCCGTGGATCTAGGGCCAGGACTACTTGGTTCGATCTACGACGGTCTTCAGAGACCGCTTCCAGCCCTACAGGAACTATCCGGTGACTTCATCGAGAGAGGAGAGGACGCACCTGGAATCGATGAACAACAGCACTATGACTTCCAGCCGGCCGTAGAAGAAGGCGATGAAGTCGGACCGGGAGACGTGCTTGGAACCGTAGAAGTAGATTACGGAGAACACAAAGTCTTGCTATCACCGGATTTCGAAGCCGGAGAGGTAGAATCGATCGAGGAAGGCGGACACACAGTAACAGAGACAGTGGCCGTAGTAGACGGACAGGAAGTCTCAATGAAACAAAAATGGCCTGTACGTAAGGCCAGAGACGTCCGGAAAGACCTCAAACCAGAGGTACCACTGATCACAGGACAGAGAGTGCTTGACGGACTCTTCCCAATCGCGAAGGGAGGAACCGCAGCAATCCCAGGTCCATTCGGATCAGGGAAAACAGTTACCCAGCAGTCACTCGCAAAGTTCTCCGATGCCGACATCATTGTCTACATTGGATGTGGAGAACGTGGAAACGAGATGACCGAGGTACTAGAAGAGTTCCCAGAGCTAGAGGACCCTCAGACAGGAGACAAGCTGATCAACCGTACTGTTCTGATCGCAAACACTTCGAACATGCCTGTAGCAGCCCGTGAAGCATCAATTTACACAGGAGTTACAATCGCAGAGTACTTCCGGGACATGGGACTGGACGTCGCACTGATGGCAGACTCAACGAGCCGTTGGGCGGAAGCAATGCGTGAGATTTCCGCAAGACTCGAAGAGATGCCTGGAGAGCGAGGTTATCCGGCGTATCTTTCCTCAAGACTCGCAGGTTTCTACGAGCGCGCAGGACGTGTCGAGCCTCTAGGAGTCGAGGATCCGGGATCTGTTTCGATCATCGGAGCGGTCAGTCCTCCTGGTGGAGACTTCTCGGAGCCGGTTACTCAGAACACTTTGCGTGTGGCAAAGAACTTCTGGGCGCTTGACTCGGATCTAGCTGAGAAACGGCACTTCCCGGCGATTAACTGGGATGATTCTTACTCAGGATACTTCAGCGATCTCCAGAACTTCTGGGAGGAAAACGGTGGAGACAACTGGGGAGAGTACGTACAGGAGATGAGAGATATTCTCAAGAAGGATGGAGATCTACAGGAAACAGTCCAGCTCGTCGGAAAGGACGCATTACAGGACGATGACCGGCTGACACTGGAGGTTGCTACAATGATCAAACAGCACTTCCTACAGCAAAACGGTTTCCACCCTGTCGATCAGTACTCAAGCCCTGAGAAAACTTACGGGCAGATGAGTCTTGTACTGGACTGGAAGCAACGCGCATTCCAGGCACTTGAAGACGGCGCAATGGTAGAAGACATCGTCGCACTCAAGTCCAGAAACAAGATTAGCGAAGTCAAGACAGCCGAACAGTGGGAGGATAAGATCAGTGAAATCGAAGAACTCATGGACGAAGAGTTCGAACAGGTGGTCGAGGAGTAA
- a CDS encoding V-type ATP synthase subunit F: MTEESKMKDIAVIGSDDFTVGFELAGVREIYDDKNYKQQIQELVDRDDIGIVVTEQDLLEQMPGRIQNRVESSVSPVVVALSEDAEDSNLQEQIRKVIGADIS, encoded by the coding sequence CAAGATGAAGGATATCGCGGTAATTGGATCCGATGATTTCACTGTAGGCTTCGAGCTTGCGGGAGTCAGAGAGATCTACGACGATAAAAACTACAAACAGCAGATCCAGGAGCTGGTCGATCGGGATGATATCGGGATTGTTGTAACCGAACAGGACCTGCTTGAGCAGATGCCTGGCCGAATCCAGAACAGGGTTGAATCATCGGTAAGCCCTGTAGTGGTAGCATTATCTGAGGACGCAGAGGACTCGAATCTTCAGGAGCAAATCAGGAAGGTAATCGGAGCTGACATCTCGTAG